Proteins from a genomic interval of Zingiber officinale cultivar Zhangliang chromosome 1B, Zo_v1.1, whole genome shotgun sequence:
- the LOC121967436 gene encoding pentatricopeptide repeat-containing protein At2g32630-like — translation MIHRSSLYSIRRFVFLSNQPPPPPRTPTLSILMASTSTIKLLSNRSSIFFHNNPTFSNPKRILPRFFHLPTQSTSIPLPLLSQLDRFCSLFKSKRYAAAKSLLTHLATSDHPLSTSLASAFEASCRAASISYPTALDMLFRVYADAGLTHPALETFEILLQRFGRVEDRSCTVYLQSLRRSGRINEAHQFLIRMLDSDAVDVSAFSMAIVVDGLCKNGVLETARKLVDDMFLRGLAPNVMSYNPMIEIYAKKGDFSLMYQVLKVMDERGVEANVATYTILVDAFAEIGDANKAEKVFEEMSTKGFIGDIYLYTSLINANCRAGNIKRAFALFDQCFEKGLEPNDYTYGALINGLCKHGQVLAAEMMMHEMQSKGIDINQIVFNTMIDGYCRKAMIDKALTLKAIMEKKGIQLDVYTYNTLACGLCKSNNIKEAKSLLHVMVQQGIVPNTVTCTTLIDILCKEGDMVEAKRLFREMVNNGADPTVVTYNVMIDGYVKKGSITEAERLQREMEKKGMLVDVYTYTSLIHGHCVGGKLDVAVKYFAEMKQRNVQANVVTYTALISGLSKEGKSDEAFKLYDEMLKAGINPDDSVYSSLVSSFHNTKEMRGLSHGEVIHGR, via the coding sequence atgatccaTCGTTCTTCATTATACTCAATACGGCGTTTTGTTTTTCTCTCTAATcagccgccgcctcctcctcgaACGCCGACTCTTAGCATTCTGATGGCTTCTACATCGACAATAAAGCTATTGAGCAACCGCTCCTCTATTTTCTTCCACAACAACCCTACTTTCTCAAATCCCAAACGCATCCTTCCCCGTTTCTTTCATCTCCCCACCCAATCTACCTCCATcccccttcctcttctctcccaGCTCGATCGCTTCTGCTCCCTCTTCAAGAGCAAGCGCTATGCCGCCGCCAAGTCCCTCCTCACCCACCTCGCCACCTCTGACCATCCCTTGTCCACCTCCCTTGCTTCGGCCTTCGAGGCCTCCTGCCGAGCGGCCTCCATCTCCTACCCCACCGCGCTGGACATGCTCTTCAGAGTCTATGCCGACGCTGGCTTGACACACCCAGCCCTGGAGACCTTCGAGATTTTGCTCCAACGCTTCGGACGCGTCGAGGATCGCTCTTGCACCGTCTACCTCCAGTCGCTACGGAGATCCGGCCGCATCAACGAGGCGCACCAATTCCTTATTCGGATGCTTGATTCGGATGCTGTTGATGTGTCGGCGTTCTCGATGGCGATAGTGGTAGATGGGCTGTGCAAGAATGGTGTCTTGGAAACTGCACGGAAGCTAGTGGACGATATGTTCCTTCGTGGTCTAGCACCAAATGTCATGTCTTATAATCCTATGATTGAAATCTATGCCAAGAAAGGTGATTTCAGCTTAATGTATCAAGTGCTAAAGGTGATGGACGAAAGAGGCGTTGAGGCTAATGTTGCAACGTACACGATTTTAGTTGATGCATTCGCTGAAATTGGAGATGCAAACAAGGCTGAGAAGGTGTTCGAGGAAATGTCTACAAAAGGTTTTATTGGGGATATTTATTTATACACTTCATTGATCAATGCAAACTGCAGGGCGGGAAACATCAAGAGAGCATTTGCCCTCTTTGACCAGTGCTTCGAGAAGGGCCTTGAACCCAATGACTACACCTACGGAGCATTGATCAATGGGCTTTGTAAGCACGGACAGGTTCTGGCGGCGGAAATGATGATGCATGAAATGCAAAGCAAGGGAATCGACATTAATCAGATTGTTTTCAACACAATGATCGATGGGTACTGCAGAAAAGCAATGATAGACAAAGCATTGACTTTGAAAGCTATAATGGAGAAGAAAGGAATACAGCTCGATGTCTACACTTACAATACTTTGGCCTGTGGGCTGTGCAAATCCAATAACATCAAAGAAGCTAAGAGTCTTCTTCATGTTATGGTGCAGCAAGGGATTGTTCCCAACACTGTCACCTGTACGACGTTGATAGATATACTCTGCAAAGAAGGGGACATGGTTGAAGCAAAGAGGCTTTTCAGGGAGATGGTTAATAATGGTGCAGATCCTACCGTTGTAACTTATAATGTCATGATTGATGGCTATGTCAAGAAAGGTAGCATTACGGAGGCTGAGAGGCTTCAAAGGGAAATGGAAAAGAAAGGTATGCTGGTCGATGTATACACATACACATCACTGATTCATGGTCATTGTGTAGGTGGGAAGTTGGATGTTGCTGTCAAGTACTTTGCGGAGATGAAGCAAAGGAATGTGCAGGCAAATGTTGTCACATATACAGCACTGATATCAGGGTTGTCCAAAGAAGGGAAATCAGATGAGGCATTTAAGTTGTATGATGAGATGTTGAAGGCCGGAATCAATCCAGATGATTCTGTTTACTCCTCTCTTGTAAGCAGCTTCCATAATACAAAGGAAATGCGAGGTTTATCTCATGGGGAAGTGATACATGGTCGTTGA
- the LOC122038618 gene encoding translation initiation factor IF-2-like, producing MAAADDRRWPTTGGGGGWRPTAAAADRRQRPPTDGSGRRPGRRSVATAATTGGRQPTAEAATGDRGRRRRRATVGGGRRPAGRPATGDRRGGRRRPLPMVATPLPELTTTNGRRRWPPPPATTIGNRRRSPAGADGGYRRRSMTVVGGDDRRRWSPVAIATADGRRATTCGGRRQRWRSVGDDRRWSPTAVAVAGDRPAVVAGGWRRPAGGGRRRPAVVAGARRWSPAPGGGRRRPAVVAGARRWSPAPGGGRRRPATTGRRGRRRWAAAANDSGWRPQWTRGIFDI from the coding sequence ATGGCGGCGGCCGACGACCGGCGGTGGCCGAcgaccggcggcggcggcggctggcGACCGACGGCAGCGGCCGCCGACCGACGGCAGCGGCCGCCGACCGACGGCAGCGGCCGCCGACCAGGGCGGCGATCGGTGGCAACGGCGGCGACGACCGGCGGCCGGCAACCGACGGCGGAGGCGGCGACCGGCGACCGtggccggcggcggcggcgggcgACCGTcggcggcggccggcgaccgGCGGGGCGGCCGGCGACCGGCGACCGGCGGGGCGGCCGGCGGCGGCCTCTACCAATGGTCGCCACACCTCTACCGGAGCTTACGACAACTAACGGTCGACGCCGTTGGCCTCCTCCGCCGGCAACCACCATCGGCAACCGCCGACGATCGCCGGCGGGGGCCGACGGTGGTTATCGGCGACGATCGATGACGGTGGTCGGCGGCGACGATCGCCGAAGGTGGTCGCCGGTGGCGATCGCCACCGCCGACGGTCGGCGGGCGACGACCTGTGGTGGTCGCCGACAGCGGTGGCGGTCGGTGGGCGACGACCGGCGTTGGTCGCCGACGGCGGTGGCGGTCGCAGGCGACCGGCCGGCGGTGGTCGCCGGCGGCTGGCGGCGACCGGCCGGCGGTGGTCGCCGGCGCCCGGCGGTGGTCGCCGGCGCCCGGCGGTGGTCGCCGGCGCCCGGCGGTGGTCGCCGGCGCCCGGCGGTGGTCGCCGGCGCCCGGCGGTGGTCGCCGGCGCCCGGCGGTGGTCGCCGGCGCCCGGCGACGACCGGTAGGCGGGGCCGACGGCGGTGGGCAGCGGCAGCCAACGACAGTGGATGGCGGCCACAgtggactaggggtatattcgacatttaa